The following are encoded in a window of Catenulispora sp. EB89 genomic DNA:
- a CDS encoding crotonase/enoyl-CoA hydratase family protein, with protein sequence MNTEHPAVRTEKSGPVTTVILHRPEVRNAVDPATALALLAAFREFEEDADAHVAVFYGEGGTFCAGFDLKALTVGAVPAGMLAYGDGPMGPSRLRLSKPVIAAVAGHAVAGGLELALWCDLRVVEESAVFGVFCRRWGVPLVDGGTVRLPRLIGHSRAMDMILTGRAVAADEALGWGLANRVVADGTVREAAEALAAEIAALPQLCLREDRMSVLEQDGLDEEAALRNELRHGQVSLAEAVSGAQRFADGAGRHGTSA encoded by the coding sequence ATGAACACCGAGCACCCTGCCGTCCGCACCGAGAAGAGCGGTCCCGTCACCACCGTCATCCTGCATCGTCCCGAGGTGCGCAATGCCGTGGATCCGGCGACGGCTTTGGCGTTGCTGGCGGCGTTCCGGGAGTTCGAGGAGGATGCCGACGCGCATGTCGCGGTGTTCTATGGCGAGGGCGGGACGTTCTGTGCCGGCTTCGATCTCAAGGCTTTGACCGTCGGTGCGGTGCCGGCCGGGATGCTCGCCTACGGCGATGGGCCGATGGGGCCCTCGCGGCTGCGGCTTTCGAAGCCGGTGATCGCGGCGGTTGCGGGGCATGCTGTGGCCGGCGGGCTGGAGCTGGCGTTGTGGTGCGACCTGCGGGTCGTGGAGGAGAGTGCGGTCTTCGGTGTCTTCTGTCGGCGGTGGGGCGTGCCGCTGGTCGACGGTGGCACGGTGCGACTCCCGCGTCTGATCGGGCACAGCCGCGCGATGGACATGATCCTCACCGGGCGCGCCGTCGCCGCCGATGAGGCTCTGGGCTGGGGCCTCGCCAATCGGGTCGTGGCGGACGGGACGGTTCGCGAGGCCGCCGAGGCGCTGGCCGCCGAGATCGCCGCGTTGCCGCAGCTCTGCCTGCGCGAGGACCGTATGTCAGTGCTCGAACAAGACGGGCTGGACGAGGAAGCCGCCCTGCGCAACGAGCTGCGGCACGGGCAGGTGTCTTTGGCCGAGGCGGTCTCGGGTGCGCAGCGGTTCGCCGACGGGGCCGGACGCCACGGGACCTCGGCGTGA